In one window of Leifsonia sp. NPDC080035 DNA:
- a CDS encoding methyltransferase domain-containing protein: protein MSDIERLAGWLRCPVCGDDLVPVDRLVLGCGNGHRHDVNKRGYASLLGGGSRHLSDTAEMLDDRDRVLSSGAYDPIAHAVATAASGAAPARILDAGAGTGHYLRAVLAAAPDAVGLAMDLSPAAVGRAARSSDRIDGLVADTWRPLPVRSGTADVVLDVFAPRNLPEFHRVLRPAGRLVVVVPRADHLGSLRADGAMLDIPADKADDVLAASAALYAPLTREHVAYDLPVTPELVGALRGMGPSARHASDAGAASDFAAATAPAATRVSVDVLTLVRAPERA from the coding sequence ATGAGCGACATCGAGCGGCTGGCCGGCTGGCTGCGCTGCCCCGTCTGCGGCGACGACCTCGTGCCGGTCGACCGGCTGGTGCTCGGCTGCGGCAACGGTCACCGGCACGACGTGAACAAGCGCGGGTACGCGTCCCTTCTCGGCGGCGGAAGCCGTCACCTCAGTGACACCGCCGAGATGCTCGACGATCGGGACCGCGTGCTCTCCTCCGGCGCCTACGACCCGATCGCCCATGCCGTCGCCACTGCCGCGTCCGGCGCCGCGCCCGCGCGCATCCTGGACGCGGGTGCCGGCACGGGCCACTATCTCCGCGCCGTCCTCGCCGCCGCCCCGGACGCCGTCGGGCTCGCCATGGACCTCTCCCCCGCCGCCGTGGGCAGGGCCGCACGCTCGAGCGACCGCATCGACGGCCTGGTCGCAGACACCTGGCGCCCGCTCCCGGTCCGCTCCGGCACGGCGGACGTCGTCCTGGACGTGTTCGCGCCGCGCAACCTGCCCGAGTTCCACCGCGTGCTGCGGCCCGCGGGTCGTCTGGTCGTCGTGGTGCCCCGCGCCGACCACCTCGGCTCCCTCCGTGCGGACGGCGCGATGCTGGACATCCCCGCGGACAAGGCGGACGACGTCCTGGCCGCCTCAGCGGCGCTGTACGCCCCGCTCACGCGCGAACACGTCGCCTATGACCTCCCGGTGACTCCGGAGCTCGTGGGCGCTCTGCGCGGCATGGGCCCCTCCGCCCGCCACGCGTCCGACGCCGGCGCCGCATCCGACTTCGCGGCCGCCACCGCCCCGGCCGCAACCCGCGTCTCCGTCGACGTCCTCACCCTCGTCCGGGCGCCCGAGCGAGCCTGA
- a CDS encoding ubiquinol-cytochrome c reductase cytochrome b subunit, with the protein MSTTTAAAPAAPITVKKGGFTAAAANYIEDRTSISGAVKEFGRKIFPDHWSFLLGEVALYSFIVILLTGTFLTFFFQASMAEVVYNGSYVPLKGIHMSAAMQSTLDISFEVRGGLLVRQIHHWAALLFVAAIGLHMLRIFFTGAFRKPRELNWVIGFVLFILAMAEGFTGYSLPDDLLSGNGLRIIDGLIKGLPVVGTWISFLLFGGEFPGTAIVGRLYTLHILLLPALVLAFIALHLMFVVIHKHTQYAAPGRTQGNVVGYPVLPVYAAKAGGFFFIVFGVIALMASFFTINPIWNYGPYDPSPVSAGTQPDWYIGFADGALRLVPPGWEFVWLDRTWSFNIIVPVAILGLFIVTVMIYPFLEAWITGDKREHHILDRPRNAATRTAIGAAGVTFYAVFWAAASSDLIATHFKLTMEGVIHSLQALLILGPIIAYFLTKRVCLALQKKDRSIALHGYETGRIVKLPGGEFIEVHEQLSDYERWRLVSFEAYEPLMLRPNKRGKITAGERMRSSLSRWFFEDRIVPPTRGELESGHGHH; encoded by the coding sequence TTGAGCACCACGACCGCCGCGGCACCCGCGGCACCCATCACGGTCAAAAAGGGTGGCTTCACGGCGGCGGCCGCGAACTACATCGAGGACCGCACCAGCATCTCGGGCGCCGTCAAGGAGTTCGGCCGCAAGATCTTCCCCGACCACTGGTCGTTCCTGCTCGGTGAGGTCGCCCTCTACAGCTTCATCGTCATCCTGCTCACGGGAACGTTCCTGACGTTCTTCTTCCAGGCGTCGATGGCAGAGGTCGTCTACAACGGCTCGTACGTGCCGCTGAAGGGCATCCACATGTCCGCGGCGATGCAGTCGACGCTGGACATCTCGTTCGAGGTGCGCGGCGGTCTGCTGGTCCGTCAGATCCACCACTGGGCCGCCCTGCTGTTCGTCGCCGCGATCGGCCTGCACATGCTCCGCATCTTCTTCACGGGTGCGTTCCGCAAGCCGCGCGAGCTCAACTGGGTGATCGGCTTCGTCCTCTTCATCCTCGCGATGGCCGAGGGCTTCACCGGCTACTCGCTCCCGGACGACCTGCTCTCGGGCAACGGCCTCCGCATCATCGACGGCCTCATCAAGGGCCTGCCGGTGGTCGGCACCTGGATCTCGTTCTTGCTCTTCGGCGGCGAGTTCCCCGGCACCGCGATCGTCGGACGCCTGTACACGCTGCACATCCTGCTGCTGCCCGCACTGGTGCTCGCGTTCATCGCCCTGCACCTGATGTTCGTGGTCATCCACAAGCACACGCAGTACGCGGCCCCCGGCCGCACGCAGGGCAATGTGGTCGGCTACCCGGTGCTCCCGGTGTACGCGGCGAAGGCCGGCGGCTTCTTCTTCATCGTGTTCGGTGTCATCGCGCTCATGGCGTCGTTCTTCACCATCAACCCGATCTGGAACTACGGCCCGTACGACCCCTCCCCCGTCTCGGCGGGCACCCAGCCGGACTGGTACATCGGCTTCGCGGACGGCGCGCTGCGTCTCGTCCCGCCGGGCTGGGAGTTCGTCTGGCTGGACCGCACCTGGTCGTTCAACATCATCGTCCCGGTCGCCATCCTCGGTCTGTTCATCGTGACCGTCATGATCTACCCGTTCCTCGAGGCGTGGATCACCGGCGACAAGCGTGAGCACCACATCCTCGACCGTCCGCGCAACGCGGCCACCCGCACGGCCATCGGCGCCGCCGGCGTGACCTTCTACGCCGTGTTCTGGGCGGCGGCGAGCTCCGACCTCATCGCGACGCACTTCAAGCTGACGATGGAGGGCGTGATCCACTCCCTGCAGGCGCTGCTCATCCTCGGCCCGATCATCGCCTACTTCCTCACCAAGCGCGTCTGCCTCGCGCTGCAGAAGAAGGACCGGTCGATCGCGCTGCACGGCTACGAGACCGGCCGCATCGTCAAGCTGCCCGGTGGCGAGTTCATCGAGGTGCACGAGCAGCTCAGCGACTACGAGCGCTGGCGTCTGGTGAGCTTCGAGGCCTACGAGCCGCTGATGCTCCGCCCGAACAAGCGCGGCAAGATCACGGCGGGCGAGCGGATGCGCTCCAGCCTGTCCCGGTGGTTCTTCGAGGACCGCATCGTGCCGCCCACCCGTGGCGAGCTCGAGTCGGGACACGGTCACCACTGA